The Mauremys reevesii isolate NIE-2019 linkage group 1, ASM1616193v1, whole genome shotgun sequence genome has a segment encoding these proteins:
- the LOC120398411 gene encoding olfactory receptor 52E4-like, with product MSDYNRTDFTNPSTFILRGIPGLEAAHIWISIPFCAMYAIAVLGNFTILFIVKTEQSLHEPMFYFLCMLAITDLVMSASTIPKMLSIFWFNSREISFTACLTQMYFVHSLSGMESGILVAMAFDRYVAICDPLRHSSTLTNSVVAKIGLAVVLRSGILALPYPFLVRRWPYCRTNIIPHFYCQHIAVVNLACTDIRISSYYGLFDLLFVIGMDGFFIAISYIQILRAIFRLPTKDARLKTFGTCISHLCAISALYVPDVFSSLMFRFGHNVPLHFLVLISGVYHMVPPVLHPIIYGVRTKQFRGRLLELFTHKDT from the coding sequence ttcatcctacgtggcattcctggcctggaggcagcccataTCTGGATCTCCATTCCCTTCTGTGCTATGTATGCCATAGCTgtgttggggaacttcaccatcctgttcatcgtgaagaCGGAGcagagcctccatgagcccatgttctatttcttgtgcatgctggccatcaccgacctTGTCATGTCCGCATCCACCATAccaaaaatgctgagcatcttctggttcaattccagggagatcagtttcactgcctgcctcacccagatgtatttTGTTCACTCCCTCTCAGGgatggagtctggaatcctcgtggccatggcttttgatcgctacgtggccatctgcgaTCCTCTGAGACATTCCTCAACCCTGACAAACTCTGTTGTGGCCAAGAtaggcctggccgtggtgctgcgcagTGGCATACTCGCAttaccctatcccttcctggtGAGGCGGTGGCCATactgcagaaccaacatcatcccacACTTTTATTGTCAGCATATAGCTGTAGTGAACCTGGCCTGCACTGACATCCGTatcagtagttactatggcctgTTTGATCTTCTCTTTGTGATCGGAATGGATGGGTTTTTTATCGCCATTTCCTATATTCAGATCCTCCGGGCCATCTtccgcctccccacaaaggatgcccggctcaaaacttttgggacctgcatctctcatctttgtgccatctcagCTTTGTACGTCCCAGATGTATTCTCCTCTCTCATGTTccggtttggccacaatgtgccaCTGCATTTCCTCGTTCTCATTAGCGGTGTGTACCACATGGTGCCCCCTGTGCTGCACCCCATCATCTACGGTGTGAGGACCAAACAGTTCCGGGGCAGGCTGCTCGAGCTCTTTACTCATAAGGACACCTAA